In one window of Microbacterium dextranolyticum DNA:
- the secF gene encoding protein translocase subunit SecF: MRSMNEFGNDLYTGKTSFPFVGRRRLWFIIAAILVIGAALVPLIRPIQFSIEFTGGSQFTVSGVSTPDQAKATAAVQSVVAGANTKVTTIGTSGDEQSIRIQTDQMTDAETRAVTSALASEFGVAEAEVSSSFIGPSWGQDVTRQSLWGLAIFLALTFLILAIYFRTWKMSVAAIIGLVDVLVITVGVYGLFGFEISPAAVIGFLTILSYSLYDTTVVFDKIRENTRDDAEQTGRTFGESVNLAVNQTLIRSINTTVVAAIPTGAILFIGALWLGAQTLTDISLSIFVGTIVAAYSTLFVAAPLYSLFRENEPEIKARDQRVLAARERAAVEV, translated from the coding sequence ATGCGCTCCATGAACGAGTTCGGCAACGACCTCTACACCGGCAAGACGTCCTTCCCCTTCGTCGGGCGCCGGCGTCTGTGGTTCATCATCGCGGCGATCCTCGTGATCGGTGCGGCGCTGGTACCGCTCATCCGACCCATCCAGTTCTCGATCGAGTTCACGGGCGGGTCTCAGTTCACTGTCAGCGGCGTGTCCACGCCCGATCAGGCGAAGGCCACCGCGGCCGTGCAGTCGGTCGTCGCCGGTGCGAACACGAAGGTGACGACGATCGGCACCTCCGGCGATGAGCAGTCGATCCGCATCCAGACCGACCAGATGACGGATGCCGAGACGCGCGCCGTCACGTCGGCGCTCGCCTCGGAGTTCGGCGTCGCCGAGGCGGAGGTCAGCTCGTCCTTCATCGGTCCCAGCTGGGGCCAGGACGTCACCCGCCAGTCGCTGTGGGGTCTCGCGATCTTCCTCGCGCTGACGTTCCTCATCCTCGCGATCTACTTCCGCACGTGGAAGATGTCGGTCGCAGCGATCATCGGACTCGTCGACGTGCTCGTGATCACCGTCGGCGTATACGGCCTGTTCGGTTTCGAGATCTCGCCTGCCGCGGTGATCGGATTCCTCACGATCCTCTCGTACTCGCTGTACGACACGACCGTCGTCTTCGACAAGATCCGCGAGAACACGCGTGATGACGCGGAGCAGACAGGGCGCACGTTCGGCGAGTCGGTGAACCTCGCCGTGAACCAGACCTTGATCCGCTCGATCAACACGACGGTCGTCGCGGCGATCCCGACCGGCGCGATCCTGTTCATCGGTGCTCTCTGGCTCGGCGCGCAGACCCTGACCGACATCTCGCTGTCGATCTTCGTCGGCACGATCGTCGCGGCGTACTCCACTCTGTTCGTGGCCGCGCCGCTCTACTCCCTCTTCCGTGAAAACGAGCCGGAGATCAAGGCTCGCGATCAGCGCGTTCTCGCCGCGCGCGAGCGCGCCGCCGTCGAGGTCTGA
- a CDS encoding RelA/SpoT family protein — protein sequence MTETASASAAGAASVPPQSSLRRLVPRIFSRAPSREGVEQLVRVVRTHHPKGDIAVIDRAYQVANRAHAGQTRQSGEPYITHPLAVAQILADLGLGPRAIAAALLHDTVEDTDYSLEQLTAEFGDEVAMLVDGVTKLDKVKYGDAAQAETVRKMIVAMSKDIRVLLIKLADRLHNARTWGFVPPEKAAKKATETLEIYAPLAHRLGIQAVKSELEDLSFAVLHPKLYVEIDSLVKQRTPQREEYVHTVIDAVESDLRELRIRGRVMGRPKQLYSVYQKMVVRGREFDDIYDLIGIRVLVGTVRDCYAVLGSIHARWTPIPGRFKDYIATPKFNLYQSLHTTVIGPGGRTVEIQIRTNEMHQQAEYGVAAHWKYKEQMAGKSPDAKSVDADMAWLAHISDWQAETADPGEFLDSLRFEIGAKEVYVFTPKGRVIGLPAGGTPVDFAYAVHTEVGHRTMGAKVNGRLVPLETPLNSGDVVEVFTSKNPDAGPSQDWLSFVKSTRARSKIRGWFTKERRDEAIEQGKDSIARAMRRQNLPLQRLMNQDSFTEVAHQLRYEDVTALYAAVGEGHVSTQSVLEKVTALVSSEEDTSTGPIEIPHIGRSRASRGGDSGVLVRGAPDILVKIAKCCTPVPGDEIVGFVTRGSGVSVHRADCTNVRALQGDAERMIEVSWAPTTKSVFLVQIQVEALDRSGLLSDITRVLSEHHVNILSASVQTTNDRLALSRYVFEMGDIVHLDRVLNAVRRIDAVYDVYRVTSS from the coding sequence ATGACCGAGACGGCATCCGCGTCCGCTGCGGGCGCTGCGTCCGTCCCGCCTCAGAGCTCCCTGCGTCGCCTCGTGCCGCGCATCTTCTCGCGCGCTCCTTCGCGCGAGGGCGTCGAACAGCTCGTGCGTGTCGTCCGCACGCATCACCCGAAGGGCGACATCGCGGTCATCGATCGCGCCTACCAGGTCGCCAACAGAGCGCACGCGGGTCAGACCCGACAGAGCGGTGAGCCGTACATCACCCACCCGCTCGCCGTGGCCCAGATCCTCGCCGATCTGGGGCTCGGGCCGCGCGCGATCGCGGCCGCCCTGCTGCACGACACCGTGGAAGACACGGACTACAGCCTCGAACAGCTGACAGCGGAGTTCGGCGACGAGGTCGCCATGCTCGTGGACGGTGTCACGAAGCTCGACAAAGTCAAGTACGGCGACGCCGCTCAGGCCGAGACGGTCCGCAAGATGATCGTGGCGATGTCGAAGGATATCCGCGTCCTCCTGATCAAGCTCGCCGACCGGTTGCACAACGCGCGGACCTGGGGTTTCGTGCCGCCGGAGAAGGCGGCAAAGAAGGCGACCGAGACGCTCGAGATCTACGCGCCGCTGGCCCATCGCCTCGGCATCCAGGCGGTCAAGAGCGAGCTCGAGGATCTTTCGTTCGCGGTGCTGCACCCGAAGCTCTATGTAGAGATCGACAGCCTCGTGAAGCAGCGCACCCCGCAGCGCGAAGAGTACGTGCACACCGTCATCGACGCCGTCGAGTCGGATCTGCGCGAACTGCGCATCCGCGGGCGCGTCATGGGGCGCCCCAAGCAGCTCTACTCGGTGTACCAGAAGATGGTGGTGCGCGGGCGTGAGTTCGACGACATCTACGACCTCATCGGCATCCGCGTGCTCGTCGGCACCGTGCGGGACTGCTACGCCGTGCTGGGCTCGATCCACGCCCGATGGACGCCGATTCCCGGTCGGTTCAAGGACTACATCGCGACGCCCAAGTTCAACCTGTACCAGTCGCTGCACACGACGGTGATCGGTCCCGGCGGTCGTACGGTCGAGATCCAGATCCGCACCAACGAGATGCACCAGCAGGCGGAATACGGCGTCGCCGCGCATTGGAAGTACAAGGAGCAGATGGCGGGCAAGAGCCCGGATGCCAAGTCGGTCGATGCCGATATGGCCTGGCTCGCCCACATCTCCGACTGGCAGGCGGAAACCGCCGATCCGGGCGAGTTCCTCGACTCGCTGCGCTTCGAGATCGGCGCGAAAGAGGTCTACGTCTTCACGCCCAAGGGCCGCGTCATCGGCCTCCCCGCGGGCGGCACACCGGTCGATTTCGCCTACGCCGTGCACACCGAGGTCGGTCACCGCACGATGGGCGCGAAGGTCAACGGACGTCTGGTCCCGCTGGAGACGCCGCTGAACTCGGGCGATGTCGTCGAGGTGTTCACCTCGAAGAACCCCGACGCCGGTCCCAGTCAGGACTGGCTGAGCTTCGTGAAGTCCACGCGGGCGCGCAGCAAGATCCGTGGGTGGTTCACGAAGGAGCGTCGCGACGAGGCGATCGAGCAGGGCAAGGATTCGATCGCTCGTGCGATGCGACGGCAGAACCTGCCGCTGCAGCGCCTGATGAACCAGGATTCGTTCACCGAGGTCGCGCATCAGCTGCGTTACGAGGACGTCACCGCGCTCTACGCGGCCGTGGGTGAGGGACACGTCTCGACGCAGTCGGTGCTCGAGAAGGTGACTGCGCTCGTCAGCTCCGAAGAGGACACCTCCACGGGGCCCATCGAGATCCCGCACATCGGGCGATCGCGGGCGTCGCGCGGCGGTGACTCCGGAGTTCTGGTGCGCGGGGCCCCCGACATCCTCGTGAAGATCGCCAAGTGCTGCACACCCGTTCCCGGGGATGAGATCGTGGGCTTCGTCACTCGCGGCAGCGGCGTGTCGGTGCACCGCGCGGACTGCACCAACGTGCGTGCGCTCCAGGGCGACGCCGAGCGGATGATCGAAGTGTCGTGGGCGCCGACGACGAAGAGTGTCTTCCTCGTGCAGATCCAGGTCGAGGCGCTCGATCGTTCCGGTCTGCTCAGCGACATCACGCGTGTGCTCAGCGAGCATCACGTGAACATCCTCTCGGCCTCGGTGCAGACGACGAACGATCGGCTCGCGCTCAGCCGCTACGTGTTCGAGATGGGAGACATCGTCCATCTCGACCGTGTGCTGAATGCCGTTCGACGCATCGACGCGGTCTATGACGTCTACCGCGTGACGTCCTCCTGA
- a CDS encoding SAM-dependent methyltransferase — protein sequence MSWPYLYLAGDRLSVAELCGARLDGDLVEVGDAYMPADAAETREMRAASLHSLVTDALALTRESAAWVHGAVMDAPRRHSVQRRSAVRLRHILDARLHYRERLLEPEGAMRIGGVWVTTPARTLADLVRAHCAGDDVGAYIDGLLRGDPALGEAALTILGEERSVHYTRPATTLLRERLTALTFPDAAPAIRPSGRNRQEDVTR from the coding sequence ATGTCCTGGCCCTATCTCTACCTCGCGGGTGACCGGCTCTCCGTGGCAGAACTGTGCGGCGCGAGGCTCGATGGAGACCTCGTCGAGGTCGGCGACGCCTACATGCCGGCCGATGCCGCCGAGACCCGCGAAATGCGCGCCGCCTCACTGCATTCGCTCGTCACCGACGCTCTGGCCCTGACGCGGGAGAGCGCGGCATGGGTGCATGGCGCCGTGATGGATGCCCCGCGACGACACAGCGTTCAACGGCGCTCCGCAGTGCGACTGCGCCATATCCTCGACGCGCGACTGCACTACCGTGAACGCCTCCTCGAACCCGAGGGGGCGATGCGGATCGGCGGGGTGTGGGTGACGACACCCGCGCGAACGCTCGCCGACCTTGTCCGCGCCCACTGCGCGGGCGACGACGTCGGCGCGTACATCGACGGGCTTCTCCGCGGCGACCCCGCGCTCGGTGAGGCCGCCCTGACGATCCTGGGCGAAGAGCGCTCCGTGCATTACACGCGCCCCGCGACGACTCTGCTGCGCGAGCGACTCACGGCGCTCACGTTTCCCGACGCCGCTCCGGCCATCCGACCGAGCGGCCGGAATCGTCAGGAGGACGTCACGCGGTAG
- a CDS encoding DUF349 domain-containing protein: protein MPVPRPPARRAAVAPAAAAPTESFGRVEDDGTVSVREGDVWRVVGQYPDGTPAEALAYFERKYADLVSEVTLLETRHRAGGASASDLRATSRAVRERVVGAAAVGDLAALEARLAALDATLTEASAEEAQAQRAAVDAAIAERTALVEQIEQLAARDPKSIQWKQTGADVTALFERWQAHQATGPRLPKNTGQQLWKRFRDARATLDKHRREFYAGLDEQHKSARDAKARLVERAEALASKGEEGIGAYRTLLDEWKTSGRAGKKADDALWARFKAAGDALYAARSDREQADAEASKDKIEAKRALLVEAAAVPKEKDTAKARALLTGIQRQWDEIGRIHPREAERGLDDELRRIEQGVKSREDADWKSNNPETKARQNAMTQQLHDAIAGLESDLEKAKASKNASAIAKATEALEARKGWLKALGG from the coding sequence ATGCCCGTGCCGCGGCCGCCTGCGCGCCGCGCGGCAGTGGCCCCCGCGGCAGCCGCGCCGACCGAGTCCTTCGGCCGCGTCGAGGACGACGGCACCGTATCGGTGCGCGAGGGCGATGTCTGGCGGGTCGTCGGTCAGTACCCCGACGGAACTCCCGCCGAGGCCCTCGCCTACTTCGAGCGGAAGTACGCCGACCTGGTGAGCGAGGTCACTCTGCTCGAGACGCGTCATCGTGCCGGGGGCGCGTCCGCGTCCGACCTGCGCGCGACATCTCGCGCGGTGCGCGAGCGTGTCGTCGGCGCTGCCGCGGTCGGAGACCTCGCCGCCCTCGAGGCCCGGCTGGCAGCTCTCGACGCCACCCTGACGGAGGCCTCCGCCGAAGAGGCCCAGGCACAGCGCGCCGCCGTCGACGCGGCCATCGCCGAGCGCACCGCGCTGGTGGAGCAGATCGAGCAGCTCGCGGCACGCGACCCCAAGTCGATCCAGTGGAAGCAGACCGGAGCCGACGTGACGGCCCTCTTCGAGCGCTGGCAGGCGCACCAGGCGACGGGGCCCCGTCTGCCCAAGAACACCGGCCAGCAGCTGTGGAAGAGATTCCGCGATGCCCGCGCGACGCTCGACAAGCATCGCCGCGAGTTCTACGCGGGCCTGGACGAGCAGCACAAGTCGGCCCGCGACGCCAAGGCGCGCCTCGTCGAGCGCGCAGAAGCTCTCGCGAGCAAGGGCGAAGAGGGTATCGGCGCGTATCGCACCCTTCTCGATGAGTGGAAGACGTCCGGCCGCGCGGGCAAGAAGGCGGATGACGCGCTCTGGGCGCGCTTCAAGGCCGCCGGCGACGCCCTGTATGCGGCACGCTCCGACCGCGAGCAGGCCGACGCCGAAGCCTCGAAGGACAAGATCGAGGCGAAGCGCGCTCTGCTCGTCGAGGCCGCCGCCGTGCCGAAGGAGAAGGACACCGCGAAGGCACGCGCGCTGCTCACGGGCATCCAGCGCCAGTGGGACGAGATCGGTCGGATCCATCCCCGTGAGGCCGAGCGAGGTCTGGACGATGAGCTCCGCCGCATCGAGCAGGGCGTGAAGAGCCGCGAAGACGCCGACTGGAAGAGCAACAACCCGGAGACCAAGGCGCGTCAGAACGCGATGACGCAGCAGCTCCACGATGCCATCGCCGGGCTCGAGAGCGACCTCGAGAAGGCGAAGGCGTCCAAGAATGCGTCCGCCATCGCCAAGGCCACGGAGGCGCTCGAGGCGCGCAAGGGCTGGCTCAAGGCTCTCGGCGGCTGA
- a CDS encoding dioxygenase, whose protein sequence is MATGADKNRSRIERERARVYRARQEFHASLQTRRRRDNVIAGVAGGILLLAVVGGQVAYYTAGPGAPVPTPSPSSTAPDVTPAPQDAPLDLPDSTENPTVAPTP, encoded by the coding sequence GTGGCGACGGGTGCAGACAAGAATCGATCGCGCATCGAGCGTGAGCGCGCACGCGTGTATCGGGCGCGGCAGGAATTCCATGCGAGCCTGCAGACGCGTCGGCGCCGCGACAACGTGATCGCCGGCGTGGCCGGTGGGATCCTGCTCCTCGCCGTCGTCGGTGGACAGGTCGCCTACTACACCGCGGGTCCCGGCGCTCCCGTGCCGACACCGTCCCCCTCCTCCACGGCCCCCGACGTCACACCGGCGCCGCAGGATGCGCCTCTCGACCTTCCCGACTCGACCGAGAACCCGACCGTCGCGCCGACGCCCTGA
- a CDS encoding replication-associated recombination protein A, protein MSSSSALFQGQTPLAVRMRPVSLDEVAGQSHLLRPGSPLVALADPAGNTKNAVSVILWGPPGTGKTTLAQAIARTSGRRFVELSAVTAGVRDVREVMQDAMTQRDLYGTSTILFLDEIHRFTKAQQDALLPGVENGWVILIAATTENPSFSVISPLLSRSLLLTLQPLIDDDLGLLIDRAVTDPRGLDGTIALSPDARTALIQLASGDARRALTSLEAAAAVAAGGEMEDATITAEQVAQAVDRALLRYDKQGDEHYDVISAFIKSIRGSDADAAVHYLARMIEAGEDPRFIARRLVISASEDIGLADPQALVIAVAAADAVAFIGMPEGRIPLSEATIYLATTAKSNAAYTAIDRAIADVRAGGFGRVPTHLRDAHYPGAKRLGHGKGYVYPHDLDVGVATQQYLPDELRGRHYYQPTGRGLERDIGARVEKIRKILGE, encoded by the coding sequence ATGTCGTCCTCCTCCGCGCTCTTCCAGGGTCAGACCCCTCTGGCAGTGCGGATGCGACCCGTGTCGCTCGACGAGGTGGCCGGTCAGTCGCACCTGCTGCGACCGGGCTCGCCTTTGGTCGCCCTCGCCGACCCCGCCGGGAACACCAAGAACGCCGTGTCGGTCATTCTGTGGGGGCCGCCGGGGACGGGCAAGACGACGCTCGCTCAGGCGATCGCGCGTACCTCGGGACGACGCTTCGTCGAGTTGTCCGCAGTGACGGCGGGTGTGCGCGATGTCCGTGAGGTGATGCAGGATGCCATGACGCAGCGCGACCTGTACGGCACGTCCACGATCCTGTTCCTGGACGAGATCCACCGCTTCACCAAGGCGCAGCAGGATGCGCTCCTCCCGGGCGTGGAGAACGGCTGGGTGATCCTCATCGCGGCCACGACCGAGAACCCGTCGTTCTCGGTGATCTCACCGCTGCTGTCCCGCTCGCTCCTGCTGACGTTGCAGCCGCTGATCGACGACGACCTGGGCCTGCTCATCGACCGGGCGGTGACCGACCCGCGCGGGCTCGACGGCACGATCGCGCTGTCGCCCGACGCGCGTACCGCCCTGATCCAGCTGGCCTCGGGCGACGCGCGCCGTGCGTTGACCTCGCTCGAGGCGGCGGCCGCGGTGGCCGCGGGCGGCGAGATGGAGGATGCCACCATCACCGCGGAGCAGGTGGCGCAGGCGGTCGACCGCGCGCTGCTGCGCTACGACAAGCAGGGCGACGAGCACTACGACGTGATCAGCGCCTTCATCAAGTCGATCCGGGGCTCCGATGCCGACGCGGCCGTGCACTATCTGGCGCGGATGATCGAGGCGGGCGAGGATCCACGATTCATCGCGCGACGGCTCGTGATCTCCGCGTCGGAGGACATCGGTCTCGCCGACCCGCAGGCTCTCGTCATCGCGGTGGCCGCCGCCGATGCCGTCGCCTTCATCGGTATGCCGGAGGGGCGCATCCCGCTCTCAGAGGCGACGATCTACCTCGCGACGACGGCGAAGTCGAACGCGGCCTATACGGCGATCGACCGGGCGATCGCCGACGTGCGGGCGGGCGGATTCGGCCGTGTGCCCACGCATCTGCGCGACGCGCATTACCCGGGAGCGAAGCGGCTGGGGCACGGGAAGGGCTATGTCTACCCCCACGACCTCGACGTCGGCGTCGCGACCCAGCAGTACCTTCCCGACGAGTTGCGCGGCCGGCACTACTACCAGCCGACGGGACGCGGGCTCGAACGCGACATCGGCGCAAGAGTCGAGAAGATCCGCAAGATCCTGGGGGAGTGA
- a CDS encoding tetratricopeptide repeat protein translates to MTDSSAVPWERLSSVRTYEGYVTLRRDRYRLPDGTVSDWDVLEQRDTVAVVAVTADGRALLFTQFRVGPRELVGELPGGLIDDGESAQAAGARELREETGYAPGALFHAGAEWSGANSTRRKNVVIAADCRRVGDPQWENGETGEVGLIALDELVGHLLSGRLSDAGEALRGILVFVGAQVDDPALAALQERLRGALGVSPSASVAEASAIIGESAQPEPLADFWRRFDGHNPDAARAELESLLAAGDFDPARVAFERASLHDSLGDEADAVPLYREALAAGLADPYRTEAVVQLASSLRNLGDASGAIALLRGIPSTDPLWGAAQAFLALALHSDDKPVPALRTSLHALALHLPRYRRSVSAYADELAPVRRIRAIAVGLVVRDGHVLLEEYAATPRHDVFLRAPGGGIELGEAATVAVRREFAEELDADVVEARLLAVTENIFERSGAVGHEIVHVFTVSAPSLTVLPLAERIAVRDSDTTVGWYDIDALRAGSVPVYPAGVLGLLPY, encoded by the coding sequence ATGACCGATTCGTCCGCCGTCCCGTGGGAACGTCTGTCCAGTGTGCGCACGTACGAGGGGTACGTCACGCTTCGTCGCGACAGGTATCGGCTGCCCGACGGCACGGTCTCGGACTGGGACGTCCTGGAGCAGCGCGACACCGTCGCCGTGGTCGCGGTGACCGCGGACGGTCGGGCCCTCCTGTTCACGCAGTTCCGGGTGGGGCCGCGCGAGCTCGTCGGTGAGCTCCCCGGAGGACTCATCGACGACGGCGAGAGCGCGCAGGCCGCCGGCGCGCGCGAGCTGCGCGAAGAGACGGGCTACGCGCCGGGAGCGCTGTTCCATGCCGGTGCGGAATGGTCAGGCGCCAACTCCACGCGTCGGAAGAACGTCGTGATCGCCGCGGACTGCCGTCGCGTGGGCGACCCGCAGTGGGAGAACGGGGAGACCGGCGAGGTCGGGCTCATCGCGCTCGACGAGCTCGTCGGTCATCTGCTGTCCGGTCGGTTGAGTGACGCGGGTGAGGCGCTCCGAGGCATCCTCGTCTTCGTCGGCGCACAGGTCGACGATCCCGCCCTCGCGGCACTCCAGGAACGGCTCCGCGGTGCCCTCGGAGTGAGCCCGTCGGCCTCGGTCGCCGAGGCGTCGGCCATCATCGGCGAGTCGGCGCAGCCCGAGCCGCTTGCAGATTTCTGGCGCCGTTTCGATGGACACAACCCCGACGCCGCGCGCGCCGAGCTCGAGTCGCTGCTCGCCGCGGGCGACTTCGATCCCGCTCGCGTCGCCTTTGAACGGGCGTCGCTGCACGACTCCCTCGGTGACGAGGCCGATGCGGTGCCGCTGTACCGGGAAGCACTCGCTGCGGGTCTCGCCGACCCGTACCGGACCGAGGCCGTCGTGCAGCTGGCCAGTTCGCTGCGGAACCTCGGCGATGCGTCGGGGGCGATCGCGCTGCTGCGTGGCATCCCGTCGACCGATCCGCTCTGGGGCGCGGCTCAGGCCTTTCTGGCGCTGGCGCTGCATTCCGACGACAAGCCGGTGCCGGCCCTGCGCACGTCGCTGCACGCGCTGGCGCTGCACCTGCCGCGCTACCGACGGTCGGTCTCCGCGTACGCAGACGAGCTCGCCCCGGTGCGCCGGATTCGTGCGATCGCCGTCGGGCTCGTGGTGCGCGACGGTCACGTGCTGTTGGAGGAATACGCCGCGACGCCGCGGCACGACGTCTTCCTGCGGGCGCCGGGCGGCGGCATCGAGTTGGGCGAGGCGGCGACGGTGGCCGTGCGCCGCGAGTTCGCCGAGGAACTCGATGCGGACGTCGTGGAGGCACGGCTCCTCGCGGTGACGGAGAACATCTTCGAGCGTTCTGGGGCGGTCGGGCACGAGATCGTCCACGTCTTCACCGTCTCCGCTCCGTCTCTCACCGTGCTTCCACTCGCGGAGAGGATCGCTGTGCGCGACAGTGACACGACGGTGGGCTGGTACGACATCGACGCTCTGCGCGCGGGATCCGTGCCGGTGTACCCCGCCGGTGTCCTGGGCCTGCTCCCGTACTGA
- a CDS encoding DUF1361 domain-containing protein — MSVLLLGILAVVLLNVYAIVLILLRSRVYGVGLYRPMLLNIALSFLPVLLAIVLGVGLLLLAPVFGRLAQLVASGGVILVWSYLVVATLVWLVFFPNSVYLITELNFSHRGEDTPVPLWYDIVQTLALTLSGIANAVLSLAVVQTMFIVLVDLPGAAIPSSSWVAAGAIIVLGAIGVYLGRYLRLNSWDVRHPASLLWKLTTHLRQPGKALEAFGFVLTHALLIALLYVPLFVLGWSAVRAGAL, encoded by the coding sequence ATGTCCGTCCTCCTGCTCGGCATACTCGCGGTGGTGCTGCTCAACGTCTACGCGATCGTGCTCATCCTGCTGCGCTCACGCGTTTACGGCGTCGGTCTGTACCGCCCGATGCTCCTGAACATCGCGCTGTCGTTCCTGCCGGTGCTGCTCGCGATCGTCCTCGGCGTCGGACTCCTTCTGCTCGCCCCCGTCTTCGGACGCCTCGCGCAACTGGTCGCGAGCGGCGGGGTGATCCTCGTCTGGAGCTACCTGGTTGTTGCGACGCTCGTCTGGCTCGTGTTCTTTCCGAACTCGGTGTACCTCATCACCGAGCTGAACTTCAGTCATCGCGGCGAGGACACCCCCGTGCCGCTCTGGTACGACATCGTGCAGACCCTCGCGCTCACCCTGTCGGGCATCGCCAACGCGGTGCTGAGCCTCGCAGTCGTGCAGACCATGTTCATCGTCCTCGTCGACCTGCCCGGCGCCGCGATCCCCTCGAGCAGCTGGGTCGCCGCCGGAGCGATCATCGTGCTCGGCGCCATCGGGGTCTATCTCGGCCGATACCTGCGGCTCAACAGTTGGGATGTGCGGCACCCGGCATCGCTGCTGTGGAAGCTCACGACGCACCTGCGACAGCCGGGCAAGGCGCTCGAAGCGTTCGGCTTCGTGCTGACCCACGCGCTGCTGATCGCGCTGCTCTATGTCCCGCTGTTCGTCCTGGGGTGGTCAGCCGTTCGGGCGGGCGCGCTCTGA
- the rpsD gene encoding 30S ribosomal protein S4 produces MATKSQDRRKVRLSRALGVALTPKAAKYLEKRPYAPGEHGRTKRKQDSDFAVRLREKQRLREQYGIREKQMRNTFNEARRKDGLTGENLVELLEMRLDALVVRAGFARTTAQARQLVVHRHILVDGQLVDRPSFRVKPGQLIHVKAKSEALEPFQVAAAGGHAEVLPPVPGYLEVELDKLQAKLVRRPKRAEVPVTCDVQLVVEYYAAR; encoded by the coding sequence GTGGCTACGAAGTCCCAGGACCGCCGCAAGGTGCGTCTGTCGCGCGCCCTCGGCGTCGCGCTGACCCCCAAGGCGGCCAAGTACCTCGAGAAGCGCCCCTACGCTCCCGGCGAGCACGGTCGCACCAAGCGCAAGCAGGACAGCGACTTCGCCGTCCGTCTGCGTGAGAAGCAGCGTCTTCGCGAGCAGTACGGCATCCGCGAGAAGCAGATGCGCAACACCTTCAACGAGGCCCGCCGCAAGGACGGCCTGACGGGTGAGAACCTCGTCGAGCTGCTCGAGATGCGCCTCGACGCGCTCGTCGTGCGCGCCGGCTTCGCCCGCACCACGGCGCAGGCACGTCAGCTCGTCGTGCACCGTCACATCCTCGTCGACGGCCAGCTCGTGGACCGTCCCTCCTTCCGCGTGAAGCCGGGTCAGCTCATCCACGTCAAGGCCAAGAGCGAGGCGCTCGAGCCCTTCCAGGTGGCCGCCGCCGGTGGCCACGCCGAGGTTCTGCCCCCCGTTCCGGGCTACCTCGAGGTCGAGCTCGACAAGCTGCAGGCGAAGCTCGTGCGTCGTCCCAAGCGTGCCGAGGTGCCCGTCACGTGTGACGTGCAGCTCGTCGTCGAGTACTACGCCGCGCGCTGA
- a CDS encoding ATPase produces MKSMMWFVLGLAGGFVAAHLVNKDPRGHEVLADVDARITEFTDRIGEAYRAQEAKIDGIAADVKDAAAGALGAAKDAASDAVDAAKATAATITD; encoded by the coding sequence ATGAAGAGCATGATGTGGTTCGTGCTGGGCCTGGCCGGCGGCTTCGTCGCCGCCCACCTGGTGAACAAGGATCCGCGCGGACACGAGGTCCTCGCCGACGTCGACGCCCGCATCACCGAGTTCACCGATCGCATCGGCGAGGCGTACCGCGCGCAGGAGGCGAAGATCGACGGCATCGCCGCCGATGTGAAGGATGCCGCCGCAGGCGCCCTCGGCGCCGCCAAGGACGCGGCATCCGACGCCGTCGACGCGGCCAAGGCCACCGCCGCCACGATCACCGACTGA